From bacterium, one genomic window encodes:
- the queF gene encoding NADPH-dependent 7-cyano-7-deazaguanine reductase QueF codes for MSELKRGQREIRDSKLTVVENHYPGRDYQVDITLPEFTCLCPISGYPDFAAIHVTYIPDKKIIELKSLKLYINKFRDEEMFHEAVVNKILEDLVSVAKPRYMKVVGDFNPRGNVKTVVTAEYRGETNID; via the coding sequence ATGTCTGAGCTGAAACGCGGGCAGCGGGAAATAAGGGATTCCAAATTAACGGTTGTGGAAAATCATTATCCCGGCAGAGATTATCAGGTTGATATTACTCTGCCTGAGTTTACTTGTCTGTGCCCTATATCCGGATATCCGGATTTTGCAGCAATTCATGTTACATATATTCCTGATAAGAAAATAATTGAATTAAAGTCACTTAAACTTTACATTAATAAATTCAGGGATGAAGAGATGTTCCATGAGGCAGTAGTTAATAAGATTCTGGAAGATCTCGTTTCAGTTGCAAAACCGAGATATATGAAGGTTGTTGGGGATTTTAATCCTAGAGGCAATGTAAAAACCGTTGTAACAGCAGAATACAGGGGAGAAACAAATATTGATTGA
- the queC gene encoding 7-cyano-7-deazaguanine synthase QueC, which produces MPESLKAVILLSGGIDSSTTLAIARDMGFKCYALSFRYGQNNYIEIESAKKMADRLGAARHIVLDIDLSVFGGSALTGTGEIPKDRKEDEIAGGKIPVSYVPARNTVFLSLGLAWAESIGAHDIFIGVNALDYSGYPDCREEFIRSFEKTANLGTKQGVQGHPCKIHTPLINLSKAEIITRGTKLGVDYSVTISCYDPDNEGRSCGRCDSCLLRKKGFREAGIDDPTEYVSG; this is translated from the coding sequence ATGCCTGAATCTCTGAAAGCAGTGATTTTATTAAGCGGTGGGATTGATTCCAGTACAACTCTTGCAATTGCCCGTGATATGGGCTTTAAATGTTATGCTTTAAGTTTCAGGTACGGACAGAATAACTATATTGAGATTGAATCTGCAAAGAAGATGGCGGACAGGCTTGGAGCTGCAAGGCACATTGTGCTGGACATAGACCTTTCTGTGTTTGGCGGGTCAGCTCTTACAGGTACAGGAGAAATACCAAAAGACAGAAAAGAGGATGAAATAGCAGGAGGGAAAATACCTGTCAGTTATGTGCCTGCAAGAAATACGGTTTTTTTATCCCTCGGGCTTGCATGGGCTGAGTCCATAGGCGCACATGATATTTTTATTGGAGTCAATGCTCTTGATTATTCGGGATATCCTGACTGCAGAGAAGAGTTTATCCGTTCTTTTGAAAAAACTGCAAATTTAGGGACAAAACAGGGAGTTCAGGGCCATCCCTGTAAAATCCATACTCCTCTGATTAATCTTAGTAAAGCTGAAATAATTACAAGAGGAACTAAACTTGGCGTTGATTACAGCGTTACAATAAGCTGCTATGATCCTGACAATGAAGGCAGATCGTGCGGCAGGTGTGATTCATGCCTGCTTCGCAAAAAAGGATTCAGGGAAGCTGGAATAGATGATCCTACTGAATATGTATCAGGTTAA
- the queD gene encoding 6-carboxytetrahydropterin synthase QueD has product MYHIFYETHFAAAHQLHGYDGECSKMHGHTWKVRIEINAEKTDEIGISFDFKKLKAATNQVIDRLDHNNINTIPPFDKKNPTAENLARYCYHETGKLLPQSVKMSSVTVWESDSYAVCYEE; this is encoded by the coding sequence ATGTATCATATTTTTTATGAAACACATTTTGCAGCAGCGCACCAGCTTCACGGGTATGATGGTGAATGCAGCAAGATGCACGGGCATACGTGGAAGGTGAGGATTGAAATAAACGCTGAAAAGACAGATGAAATAGGTATATCATTTGATTTTAAAAAATTAAAAGCTGCAACAAATCAAGTTATTGACAGGCTGGATCATAATAATATCAATACTATCCCGCCTTTTGATAAAAAGAACCCTACAGCAGAGAATCTTGCAAGATACTGCTATCATGAAACAGGTAAACTGCTGCCTCAGTCAGTTAAGATGTCCTCTGTTACAGTCTGGGAATCAGACAGCTATGCGGTCTGCTACGAAGAGTAA
- a CDS encoding radical SAM protein has translation MLKVSEIFYSIQGESTTMGLPAVFVRLAGCNLNCTYCDTKYARSGGTKFSIEEILVQVKSFNCNRVTITGGEPLLQEGSAALAQRLIDSGYDVQVETNGSQNINLIPEKARCILDIKTPGSGESDRNDFQNIDRLSAEDEIKFVLTSIDDYVWAKDKISEYSLSGRFEILFSPVSDMLSPAVLAEKILTDNLDVRLHLQLHKIIWPDRERGV, from the coding sequence ATGCTTAAGGTATCAGAAATATTCTACTCCATTCAGGGCGAGTCCACAACTATGGGGCTTCCTGCTGTTTTTGTAAGATTGGCAGGATGTAATCTTAACTGCACATATTGTGATACAAAGTACGCCAGAAGCGGAGGTACCAAATTTTCAATAGAAGAAATACTTGTGCAGGTCAAAAGTTTTAATTGTAACCGTGTGACAATTACAGGCGGGGAACCTCTTCTTCAGGAAGGCTCGGCTGCCCTTGCTCAAAGGTTGATTGATTCCGGATATGATGTGCAGGTAGAAACAAACGGTTCACAGAATATTAACCTGATTCCGGAAAAGGCACGATGCATTCTTGATATTAAAACACCCGGAAGCGGAGAGAGCGATAGAAATGATTTTCAGAATATTGACAGGCTTTCTGCAGAGGATGAGATAAAATTTGTGCTGACATCTATAGATGACTATGTGTGGGCAAAGGATAAGATTTCAGAGTACAGCCTGTCAGGCAGATTTGAAATTCTGTTTTCACCTGTATCAGATATGCTGAGCCCTGCAGTACTTGCAGAAAAAATACTGACTGATAATCTTGATGTAAGGCTGCATTTGCAGCTTCATAAAATTATCTGGCCGGACAGGGAAAGAGGAGTGTAA